GCCATCAACACGGATTTGCAGCGCTCCGCAGAAGATACGTACATCGGTAAAGTAAACAATACCGAAGAGGGTCGTCAGGCACTGATTAGTGCCATGAAGGCCTATTTGGCGTTGCTCGCACAGAGCAATGTTATTGAAGCTGACGGTTATGATGTCATTCTTGACCCGGCGTATTATGGCGCGGCACCAGTTCTCAAACCGGAAGCAGATCAGGTATTCCTGCAATGGAATGTGAAGCTGACGGATGTGATGGAGCAGTTGTTTGGTACATTTTACGTGCAATAAGGTTTCTAGAATAATTACTATATGTTGAACTGATGGTTTACACGATAACGGAGAGGGCAGAAAAAATCTGAAGAAGCGAAGCGCTCGCCTTTATCACCGGATTTTCCCTTTTTGAAAAGGAATCAAAAAAATCTGGGGATAACAGCGATCGGAAGATTGTTCTGACTGCGGAGTTATACCGTGTAATATTGATTAGTTCAACCAACCCAAGGAGGAAAATATATGTTGGATGCGTCAAGAGTAATTCTCGGTACCCATGGTCAGCTGCATATCGATGGTGTGTGGCAGACAAACATTAACAAGCTGGAAGCGAGTGTGGAGATTGAAAAGCGTGAGCTGAATCTGGTCGGTAACGACTGGAAGGTGCACAAAAATGGCGCGAAAAAAGGAACAGGCACGATGACCGGCTACAAAGTCACTTCCGATATGATCCAGCGCGGCTTCACCAAATTCGAGATTATTTCCAAGCTGAACGACCCTGAATCGTATGGACATGAGAGTGTATTGCTGAGAGGTTGCATGGTGGACAAAATCCAGCTTGCCAACTGGACAGCCGGCGAAGAAGTACCAGAGGAAACGGGCTTTACGTTTGAAGGATTTGAGTTGCTGAATCCGATTGTGGCGAACTAAACTTTGAAATAGGCACGTGTGATTGGGCTAGTTTGCTCCAGCGTGGTTGCATAGTTACTTCATATTAATATGGACACCAATGCGGGCCGAGATGATCTCGGTCTCTTTGTTGTCTCTACAGGCTTGGAAGCTGGCATAGATAAACCCATTTGTGAAATAAGAAGGAGATAACGCCCGATGAGTATGAATGAAAATATGTCCGAAGAACAGATTTTGGATCAGTTGTTTGAAGCAGCAGAACGTTTGCCAGAGGAGAATGTGCGCATTCAGCGTCTGGATCTGCTGTTGACCTTGCGTGGACTGACGTCTTCCAAAGTGGATCACATTCGCGAACGTTGTACGATTCGTAAAACGACCAAAGGCCGCACCGAGGAAAAGGTGGATACCGAAACGTTTAATGCGCTGCTCATTTCTGAAGCAACGGTGAAATTAAAAGTCCGCAGCCTGGAATTGTCCGGCTGGGGGGATACCCGTATTACTGGCCGTATGAAGCTATCTGGTGGCGAACAGGCGGTACGTCGTATGTTGCTGGCTGGTGAATTGGATGCCGTAGGTGATAAAGTGCTGGAGCTGTCCGGCTTCGGTGTGGAGATTGAAGACCTAAAAAACTGATTCACTCCGGCGGGATGACCACGTTCCTGTATCACATGTGGGTACGTCATCATCTCCGGCCCGGAGAGTTCTGGTCTTTGCCACGCGGGGAGCGTTCGTTGTTAATTGCGTTCTCGGAAGAGGAAATGTCAGCGATAACTTCGCAAATGAATCGATAACGAAATAGGGCAGGAGGTGAAAAAATGGCAGAAATGATTGTAGGTCTATCTAAATCCAACACACAAATGAAGACAACACTTCGTTACCTCGATCAAATCCAGCGATTCACTGACCGATTAAACCGGGTTCGCTATCAGGGACTGATCAAAGTAAACAATGAGCTGAGAATGACTGGGCGCAGACTGGAAAGTATCTATAGTACCGCTGTACGCTTGAGTCGATTGAGAATCACACCAACGATTGGTCTTAATGATCAAGCTACTCCAGTACTCCATGGTTTGATTGGGAAAATGAAACAGATTCGTTCTAAGCTGTTGCACGCTACAGCCAAAGTACAGTTTAAAGTCAGACATCAAATCTCAGGAGTATCCGTTAATGTAAATTCTCAGCCACTGATGGATGCTTTAAATACGAATACGATATCAATTCTTAAGCTTAGTGCCAAACTGGATTCTCTTAATATTGCAGCAGGAGGAAAAGAGGAAAAACCGAAAACTTTTTTGCAGAAGATGAAAGGTATGTTTGATCGTGGGAAATCAATCTCATCTGGTGTGGGGAAAGTCTTTGATGCAAGAAATAGTGGGAAGAAGCTATGGAAAGAAATCACAACACCTGCCACACCGGGGAATAAATTGAAAAAGGCGTTCAAGGTTACAAAACGTGGGGCAAAGTTTGTGAATGATTTCTCGTCCGCAGGGTCCGATTTGATCGGTGGATTCGATGGATTGTGGGGCGATGTAAAAGGTCTCTTTGGTGGAGGTGGAAGCGGAAGTGGGGCAGGAGGCAGTGGTGGGTCTGGCATCATAAGCAAGCTTGGTGGCAACCTCGTTAAAGGAGCGGGAAAATTGTTCGCACCACTCCGTATGTATAACAATATTAAAGAACTTGCAAGCGCCCCACCTGAGGATCGTGCTCGTGCGGTGGGTTCGGTTGCTGGTAATGCAGTAGGAACAGCTATTGGTACCGTACTTGGCAGTGTAATTCCAATTCCGGTGGTTGGGAACATGCTGGGCGGTTCAATAGGCGGTTGGCTGGGTGAAAAGGCAGGCGGTTGGCTGGGTGACAAGGTAGGTGGATTCCTAAAAAACAACGCGGAAGACATCTCAAAAGTAGCAAAATTTGCTTCTGAGGGAGCAAGTTACGTGGCGGAGAAAACGACGAATTTGTTCAATGGGGTTGCAGGTTTTTTTGGTTTCGGATCTAAAAAGGAAGAGCAGGCCGCCCCAGCCACAGCGGTCATAACGTCACCCTCAACACCTGTAGCAACGCAGACACCACCCCCTCCACCGATAGCACCTCAGATGTCGCCTCCATACAGGCCGGCAGTTCTATCGATCACCGGTCCAGAAGCCTACATGAACAATCGATTTGGTTCACCGACGGCTGCGGGTCTTATGGGAACAAGTGTGATGCAATCCCAAGCGGTAGCAATGAATAACGCGGGTCAACCCAATGAGAAAGCTTCGCCGCTCACAGTGCGTATTTCCGAAGAACAGATGAGCAGTCTGGCAGGTTACCTTAAGGATTTCAAAACGGTAACGACGAACCAGATTGCTGTGAATATTGCACCGGGTACGGTACAAGTGACCGTTCGGGAGAACGCTATTGATTATGACGCAGTTTCTCATCAGGTGGGGCAACGTATCTCTGATGAGTTCCGCCGCGCGATGCAAAATCGCAAAACAATTATGGCCTAAGCAGAAAGGAGGCCGCAGATATGTCTGTACTTGAAGATAAAGTTGGTCCTAACAAAATGTCATTTACGTTGAAGGATGGCAATACTCCATTTCAATTTCCGGTAAACCCTGAAGAAGTTAATATTTCCAGATCTAAGGGATATGAAACGGTCAATATGTTGGAGCATGGCGAGTTTGATTTTGCACAAGGGGAGAAGGTGAAGGAGATCACCTTCTCTTCTTTTTTTCCGAAACGATATGATCCGTCCTATTGCATGGATGAAAAATATTTTCTGGATCCACGCGTGGCGATGAATGTGTTGAACACTTTTCTCATCTCCAAAAAGCCACTGCGTTTCATCATCTCCGAAAACGGAGTGAACGTTCCTGTATTTCTTGTTTCGCTTAATTCGAGCTTTCGCGGCGGGGAGACGGGAGATATTTATTTCGACCTGACCCTGCGAACCTGGCGGGATTCCAAAGTGGAAAAGGTGGGTTCAGGGGCAGCCGCGAGCAAGTCCGGTTCACGTACCGATCTGAAAAAAAGTAGCAAGACGTACACCGTCAAAGCCGGGGATTCTTTGTCCCAAATAGCTAAGCTTGAACTCGGAAATAGTTCCAAATGGAACGAGATTTACAAGCTCAATACGAAAATCATTGGCAGTGATCCAAACCGGATCAAGCCGGGGCAAAAGCTGGTGATGCCATGACCTACAAGGTCATTGTCGATGATAAATATGATATTACCAAGTTGGTTGAGACGATTACGCTGAAGGATTCGCTCGACCAGATCGCCTATCAGGCGAACATAAGGCTGGCGGTGTCGGCATCTTCCGGTCTGCCGGCCATTTCACCGGGGATGGCGGTGCGGATCAGTGGGGTTCCTTTTGGCGAAAAGTCGAAGGTACATCTGCTGCATCCAGCGGTCATTTGGGAGGCGGAAAGCTCCAATAGTGGCACCAAGCGTTTGTCCCTCACGGTCTACGACCGCATGATTTATCTTGAAAAATCAGAGGACGAATTCCTGTTTCCCAAGGATCAGACCGCTGTACAGCGGCTTAAAGCGTACGCCAAGGAATGGAAAATTCCTCTGGCTGCTCTGCCGGAGATCAAGACCAAGCTGGGTAAGGCGGTGTATCGGTCGCAGACCATTTTTGCGATGATATTTGCCGACCTGAAAGAAACGGCCAAGTCCGGTGGAGATTTGTATCATCCACGGATGACGCCCGGCGGGCTGTTACTGTTCAAGGTGGGCAGCAATACGAAGGTGTACGCGATGGATCGGCTCATCGATCTGACGCAGATGCGTACGCTTGAAGGAGCGATCACGAAAGTAAAAGTGATGGCAGCGTCTGAGTCCGGTGGTAGTGGCAAAGAGGTACCTTCGAAAGTGCTGGCGATTGAGCAGAGTGATACGGAGCAGCTAGGTACGTTGCAAAAACTGATCGAGGATGATCAGGTGAAAACAGCCGCCGCCGCGAAGAAGCTGGCAAAAAGCAAGCTGACAGGTATTCAGGAGACGTTTACAATCTCCGCTCCGGATATCAATACGATTCGCGCCGGAGATGCGGTCACGCTGAAAGGTCTGAAGCTGATCGTGATGTCGGTCAGCCGTGATCTGTCAGCTGGACCGGGCACGATGACGCTGGAGCTGGGTACGGTAGAACTGGTAAAAAGGAGGTATTACCTTGAATAAGGAAGATCCCTATGGGCATTTTGCCGATGTGATGCGGGGGGCGATGAACACTCATTCCCGTCAGGCCGTTAGCGGTCTGGGTGCGGTGCTGGGTACAATCACGGCGTCCGGTGTGAAGCTGGACGACTTCAAGCACGAAGTGCAGGACTATCTCGTGGCCGAGCTGCCGGGCACGCTTGGACTGCCGGAGCGCGAGGCTGCTGGCGCGATCTCCGGTATACCTGACGTGGCAAACGGCGGAACGACGGGCACGGGACGGTTTCTTTTGCAAGAAGAGGAAGTGGAAGAAGCGGTGTGGTCTCTTGGTAAGGGATTAAAAGCGGGAGATCGCGTGCTGGCGATGCGGGTGAATGGCGGTAACGACATTGTGGTGCTGTGTAAGGTGGTGAGTGCGCATGCCTAGTTTGTTCCCGGAAACGGGAGTGGTATGGGGGGATGAGGAGGATCTGTCGGGGGCGGCTTCGGAAGAAGTTCGCTTTGGGCGGAGCTGGCGATTCGATTACGATGCAGGAGATTTTGTGCTGACTCCAAGTGGCAAAGTCGCTGCGGCTGGTGGGCATGAAGCCTGGGTGCAGTGGTGCATTAAGGCCGTGAAAACTCCACGTTACAGACATGTGATCTATTCCCGGAACTATGGTTCGGAGCTGGAGGATCTGGTGGGGCAGGGCGACAGTCGGGGTGTGATGGAAAGTGAGATTACCCGGATAGTAACGGAGACGTTGCTGACTGATCCACGCACGGATTCGGTAGACCAGTTCACGTTTGATTGGAATAGGGAACAGTGCATGTTCTCCTGCCGGGTGGCGAGTGTGCAGGAAGAGATGTTTATTCTGGAAAGTGAGGTGATCTGACGGGATGGCTGAGATTCCGCGTTATTTGGAGGACCAGACGGAGGAACAGATTATGCAGCGCATGCTGGATCGTCTGCCCGCGGATCTGGATAAGTCGGAGGGTTCGTTCTTGTGGGATGCTGAGGCTCCGGTTGCGTTTATGCTGTCTGAGGCGGCTTTGTGGGCGCAGGAATTATTGCGGCGGGGGTTTGCTAGTACGGCTGCGAGCAGTGATCCAAATTTTCATTCGGAAGAGCTGGATCTGCGGGCGGGAGAGCACGGTATTACACGGCGGGCCGCGGTGGCGGCGCAGGGTACTGTGAGGTTTGCTGGTACGCCGGGGAAAGTGGTACCTGCGGGTACGGTCGTGGCTACGCTCGCGGATGAAGTGTCTGCTGAAGCTTCGCTCGAATATGAGACAGTGGGACGTTTGGAACTGGATGCAGATGGTTCCGGGGTGGTAGGCGTGCGAGCGCTTGTTGCCGGAAAAGAGAGTAATGTGCCTGCGGGCACGGTAACTGTGTTGTCTACACCTGTCAGTGGCGTTACCTCTGTCACGAACGTAGAGGTGATCAAAGGCGGTGCAGATATTGAGGCAGATATGGCATTGCTGGAACGTTTTTATGCCAAAGTCCGCAACCAAGGGACAAGCGGCAACAAAGCACAATATGTGCAATGGGCCAGTGAAGTGCCCGGTGTTGGTGCAACGCGGGTTATCCCGTTGTGGCAAGGGCCAGGTACGGTGGGATTGTATCTGCTGGACACGGACAAACGCGCTGCGGGCACCGATCTGGTAGCGGCGGTGCAGAAGTACGTAGATCCAACGCAGGATGGACAGGGTGAAGGCGTTGCACCGGCGGGGCCAGTGGTGTCCGTGATGCCAGCCGTGGAAGTGCCGATGAACATTCAGGTGAAGCTGACGCTGGCAAGTGATGCGACACTCGCTGATGTACGGGCATTGATCGAACGCGGGGTGACCGCGTATCTGAAACAGTTGGCTTTTGCCGATCCACTCGTTCGTTACACTCGCATTGCCGCGATCCTGCTGGACATTCCGCCTATTATCGACTATTCGGAGCTTACCGTGAACGGTGTGAGCGACCAGAATATCGAGATGACCGCGAGTCAGGTCGCCGTGCTGGGGACGGTGGATATGCATGAGTAGTGTTGTAGTAGAGGATGCAAAGTGCGGATGTGGAGACAGAGGTAGTGTGAGACATGGCGAATGTCCTAAAAATGCGTCCGGTTCAAGTGGAAATGAAAAAAGCGGCGGACAAGAAGGATGCTTGGGTAGAGAGGTACACCGCTCGGGATCGCAGCATTTGAGCGAAGCTGTCTACGTTGATGTGAAAGGAAGGGAGGGGACAGGGCATGAGTGCTCCTTCTATTGCAGATGTTGGACTGACGAGTGAGAAAGGGCGGGAGTTGTTCTCGTATTTGCCGAGTTATTATGAGACTTCCCGTGTGATGCAGGCGGATATGCAAGCCAAAGGAACCGAGATGGATCTGCTGTATCAGGCGCTGGATGAGACATTGGAGCAGTTTTTTGTACGTACAGCGACGTGGGGGTTGGACTTCTGGGAGCAGGAGCTTGGTATTGAGACAGATCGTCTCAAGCCTGTAGACCAGCGACGTGCCGTTGTGGAGTCTAAGCTGCGCGGGGCAGGAAAGTTCTCGGGCAGGCTGGTTGCGAATGTAGCTGAGGCATATGCCGGGGGCAAAGTGGATGTGACGTTTCAGCCGGAAGCGTGGAGTTTTACGGTGAGCTTTGTGGATACGATGGGCATCCCGCCCAATATCGATGATCTCAAACGTGCCATCGAAGAATTGAAACCGGCCCATATGGCCGTGGAATATGAATATCGCTATCTGATCTGGGACGATCTGGACAAGAAGCAGAAAACATGGGATGAACTCGACGCCGCGTCACTGACGTGGAATGAACTGGAGGTGTGGGCTTAATGCCACAAGAAACAGATCGATTGAAATTACCTCTGCCCTTGGGGAACGAGAATGTAACCAGGGAGAGTATTAATGGAATTTTTGAAAAGATTGACGCAGGCGTGGCGACGCGAGCGGATTTGGATACGCTTCGTGAAGTGGTGAGTCAAATGGATATTCCTGATGCGTCTTTGACGCAGAAAGGGAAGGTGCAGTTGTCGAGCAAGACGGATGGTACGTCCGAGACGGTGGCTGCGACGGAGAAGGCGGTAAGGGATGCGAGGGTTGCGGCTGAAACAAATGCGAAGAATGCAAGTTTGCCAAGGGCTGGCGGTGCATTGACGGGCAGAGTCATATTCAACAACTGGGGTGGCTTTTCTTCCAGTTCTGACGGTTTAGCTTTGTACGGCAGTAATTGTTATTTAGATGGATCGATTTACCGATATGAAAACACTCATTCAAACTTCGGTGCTCGTGGATTAGTTATGAGGTTCGCTGGTGGGAGTAATCCTCAAATTTATATGTTTGACACTGGTCTAATCGCTACCATTAGTGGAGTTGCTTTTACTCCAACACTCAAACGTGTGCTCAATCAAACAGATTATGACACACTTTTTCAATCTGTCAGTAGCGGGAAAGCAAGTATTGCTGCCGCCATTACTGGCAAGGGAGTAGCAGCATTAGGCAGCGATACACATGCAACGCTAGCGACAAAGATAAGTCAGATTTACACAGGAAAGAAGTACGCCAGTGGGACAACTACATCTGCTAGCACATCCACCGGTATGGTATGGGAACAATCATCTAATACGCCCGGTTTTCTTGTAACTGTAACTGGTCTCAGTTTCCGTCCGAAAACTATTATATTACGGGCTCCTGTCAACGGCATTCAGATGTTTACGTATACACAAGCTATGAACTCAACTGCCACAGCCAATGGCACATTCTACAGTCATTATAGACTTTATCAGTTCAATAGCAGCACAGACTACATCCGCGTTTATGAGTACACAGGCAATAATGGCAGCGGTGTACGAGTAAATGATACATCATTTGCGCTTCCAGTTTTATATTCAAATTACGCAGTTGAATGGGAGGCCTACGATTAATTGTTATTTGGTGAAGTTATTTCGATCATTATACTGCATTAATAGTATTTGTTTATTCCTTGAAGGAGGTGAACCATGACCATAAACCAACTAACTACAGCCATCGCAAACACGTTAACTAAGTATTTCGCCAATGTCCCGATCCACCCGGCAAATAGCACCACCAACCCCACTCCGGACAGCCAAGGCATCACCTACCGTCTGCAATCCGCTCAACTCACCAGGGAACGAAGCGATCGCTTCGTGCAATCTTATGCCTTTGAAATCCGCTGGCTTGACGCAGACAATATCCCGGCAACTCTACCGGACGAGTTGTTCGAAGCATTGGAAACCATCGACGTGGAAGGCACACCCTATCGCGCAACGGAGATGCGTTGGGAGACGGAGAATGATACTCCGCGAATGCTGGTGTACTATACCATGCGAACCACTAAAGTGTCGGAGTCCACCACTCCCATGCAACAACTGGAGCAGCGACCCACCGCACTTAAAGCTACAAGAGAATAACTAACCAAATGAGGGGATCTGTATGAAAGGAATAGGAGGCGCATTGGCGATGTTTACGAAAAAAGAACCAGACCTTAAAAAACCGGAAGTTCAACAGAAAAACAATCAAAAATACAGCAAAGCACAGTTCGCCGAATCGCAGCAATTTAGCCGGATGGAGAAAGATATCTTGGCAGCAGTTCTGCTGGAACAACAAACATACACTTTGCAAGAGGCACAGCAACACATCCAACAATTTATGAATGGGGAGGCACAATAATGGCTGGAGGAACATGGACGACACAAAACAAGGTACGCCCCGGCGTATATATGAATTTTGCATCGGAGGGCGCATTGCCGGGTACGGTAGGAGAGCGAGGAACGGTGGCTTTGGCCCTTCCATTGTCATGGGGACAAGCTGGCACCATCATGACGGTACAAGCAGGTGAAGATGTACAAGCCAAATTGGGCTATGACTGGACAGCACCGCAAATGCTGCTGATCCGCGAGGCATTGAAACGGGCGCAGACCTTGCTTCTTTACCGACTCAATACAGGTACCAAAGCCAAGGCGACCTTGGACAAACTGACAGTGACGGCTCAACACGGCGGTGTGCGTGGTAACGATCTGGCTGTTGTAGTCTCCGCGAATATTAATGAACCAGAACAATTGGATGTCTCCACTTTGCTGGCGGGTAAAGAAGTGGACAAACAAACTTCATCCACCATCGAAGCTCTTGAATCCAACGCATACGTCACATTTACTGGTGAAGGTGTACTCACAGCTACAGCGTCACTTCCACTAACAGGTGGATTGGATGGTACAGTAACCAACCAGGAGCATGCCGAGTTTCTTACCAAGCTAGAGGTGCTAGATTTTAACACGATCGGTCTGGTCTCAGATGATGCCACACTCAAGTCAGTCTACACAGCTTACATCAAGCGGTTACGTGATATCGAGGGCAAAAAAGTGCAACTGATTCTGTCCGATTATCCGGCTGCAGATCATGAAGGAATTATCAG
This Paenibacillus xylanexedens DNA region includes the following protein-coding sequences:
- a CDS encoding phage tail tube protein; translation: MLDASRVILGTHGQLHIDGVWQTNINKLEASVEIEKRELNLVGNDWKVHKNGAKKGTGTMTGYKVTSDMIQRGFTKFEIISKLNDPESYGHESVLLRGCMVDKIQLANWTAGEEVPEETGFTFEGFELLNPIVAN
- a CDS encoding phage tail assembly chaperone; the protein is MSMNENMSEEQILDQLFEAAERLPEENVRIQRLDLLLTLRGLTSSKVDHIRERCTIRKTTKGRTEEKVDTETFNALLISEATVKLKVRSLELSGWGDTRITGRMKLSGGEQAVRRMLLAGELDAVGDKVLELSGFGVEIEDLKN
- a CDS encoding LysM peptidoglycan-binding domain-containing protein, with product MSFTLKDGNTPFQFPVNPEEVNISRSKGYETVNMLEHGEFDFAQGEKVKEITFSSFFPKRYDPSYCMDEKYFLDPRVAMNVLNTFLISKKPLRFIISENGVNVPVFLVSLNSSFRGGETGDIYFDLTLRTWRDSKVEKVGSGAAASKSGSRTDLKKSSKTYTVKAGDSLSQIAKLELGNSSKWNEIYKLNTKIIGSDPNRIKPGQKLVMP
- a CDS encoding XkdQ/YqbQ family protein, giving the protein MTYKVIVDDKYDITKLVETITLKDSLDQIAYQANIRLAVSASSGLPAISPGMAVRISGVPFGEKSKVHLLHPAVIWEAESSNSGTKRLSLTVYDRMIYLEKSEDEFLFPKDQTAVQRLKAYAKEWKIPLAALPEIKTKLGKAVYRSQTIFAMIFADLKETAKSGGDLYHPRMTPGGLLLFKVGSNTKVYAMDRLIDLTQMRTLEGAITKVKVMAASESGGSGKEVPSKVLAIEQSDTEQLGTLQKLIEDDQVKTAAAAKKLAKSKLTGIQETFTISAPDINTIRAGDAVTLKGLKLIVMSVSRDLSAGPGTMTLELGTVELVKRRYYLE
- a CDS encoding DUF2634 domain-containing protein; this translates as MPSLFPETGVVWGDEEDLSGAASEEVRFGRSWRFDYDAGDFVLTPSGKVAAAGGHEAWVQWCIKAVKTPRYRHVIYSRNYGSELEDLVGQGDSRGVMESEITRIVTETLLTDPRTDSVDQFTFDWNREQCMFSCRVASVQEEMFILESEVI
- a CDS encoding baseplate J/gp47 family protein; amino-acid sequence: MAEIPRYLEDQTEEQIMQRMLDRLPADLDKSEGSFLWDAEAPVAFMLSEAALWAQELLRRGFASTAASSDPNFHSEELDLRAGEHGITRRAAVAAQGTVRFAGTPGKVVPAGTVVATLADEVSAEASLEYETVGRLELDADGSGVVGVRALVAGKESNVPAGTVTVLSTPVSGVTSVTNVEVIKGGADIEADMALLERFYAKVRNQGTSGNKAQYVQWASEVPGVGATRVIPLWQGPGTVGLYLLDTDKRAAGTDLVAAVQKYVDPTQDGQGEGVAPAGPVVSVMPAVEVPMNIQVKLTLASDATLADVRALIERGVTAYLKQLAFADPLVRYTRIAAILLDIPPIIDYSELTVNGVSDQNIEMTASQVAVLGTVDMHE
- a CDS encoding YmfQ family protein, with product MSAPSIADVGLTSEKGRELFSYLPSYYETSRVMQADMQAKGTEMDLLYQALDETLEQFFVRTATWGLDFWEQELGIETDRLKPVDQRRAVVESKLRGAGKFSGRLVANVAEAYAGGKVDVTFQPEAWSFTVSFVDTMGIPPNIDDLKRAIEELKPAHMAVEYEYRYLIWDDLDKKQKTWDELDAASLTWNELEVWA
- a CDS encoding tail fiber protein is translated as MPQETDRLKLPLPLGNENVTRESINGIFEKIDAGVATRADLDTLREVVSQMDIPDASLTQKGKVQLSSKTDGTSETVAATEKAVRDARVAAETNAKNASLPRAGGALTGRVIFNNWGGFSSSSDGLALYGSNCYLDGSIYRYENTHSNFGARGLVMRFAGGSNPQIYMFDTGLIATISGVAFTPTLKRVLNQTDYDTLFQSVSSGKASIAAAITGKGVAALGSDTHATLATKISQIYTGKKYASGTTTSASTSTGMVWEQSSNTPGFLVTVTGLSFRPKTIILRAPVNGIQMFTYTQAMNSTATANGTFYSHYRLYQFNSSTDYIRVYEYTGNNGSGVRVNDTSFALPVLYSNYAVEWEAYD
- a CDS encoding phage tail terminator family protein, coding for MTINQLTTAIANTLTKYFANVPIHPANSTTNPTPDSQGITYRLQSAQLTRERSDRFVQSYAFEIRWLDADNIPATLPDELFEALETIDVEGTPYRATEMRWETENDTPRMLVYYTMRTTKVSESTTPMQQLEQRPTALKATRE
- a CDS encoding phage tail sheath family protein, whose protein sequence is MAGGTWTTQNKVRPGVYMNFASEGALPGTVGERGTVALALPLSWGQAGTIMTVQAGEDVQAKLGYDWTAPQMLLIREALKRAQTLLLYRLNTGTKAKATLDKLTVTAQHGGVRGNDLAVVVSANINEPEQLDVSTLLAGKEVDKQTSSTIEALESNAYVTFTGEGVLTATASLPLTGGLDGTVTNQEHAEFLTKLEVLDFNTIGLVSDDATLKSVYTAYIKRLRDIEGKKVQLILSDYPAADHEGIISVKNGVVIADGTVLTPKQTVAWTAGATAGANLNESLTFRAYDDAVDVNGRLTHTETEAALRNGEFVFTASSNRAVVEQDVNTFRSVTPDKARHFAKNRVVRVLDGIANDMKRIFESYYIGKVNNNEDGRSLFRSQCVTYLKQLQDIGAIQNFDSKTDITVAPGHETDSILIEIQVQPVDSVEKVYMKVKVV